The following coding sequences lie in one Lolium perenne isolate Kyuss_39 chromosome 2, Kyuss_2.0, whole genome shotgun sequence genomic window:
- the LOC127329611 gene encoding uncharacterized protein, whose protein sequence is MCSETKQPYAPTELELHLTVLQQRRTSAPPKMEAEMYLHPAEPLRANTVTCIPRLRGGGGVRRRPRQHAGAPPAPASSVSVIDRVRDVLLRLAMLSAATSPKAGAGRLQQQHTTTAPGAPTRAASVRMSPSYADSYPSDAVDDCIEFLKRSAAGAGAAAPVPAAAVPESVSPAPS, encoded by the coding sequence ATGTGCAGTGAGACAAAGCAACCATACGCCCCAACTGAGCTCGAGCTACACCTAACAGTACTCCAACAGCGAAGAACCTCTGCGCCGCCGAAAATGGAGGCGGAGATGTACCTCCACCCCGCCGAGCCCCTCAGGGCGAACACGGTCACATGCATCCCAAGGCtccgcggcggtggcggcgtccgtCGGAGGCCACGGCAGCACGCAGGCGCTCCTCCAGCCCCGGCGTCGTCCGTATCCGTGATTGATCGTGTCCGCGACGTCCTGCTGCGGCTCGCGATGCTGTCGGCGGCGACGTCGCCCAAGGCAGGCGCCGGCCGCCTCCAGCAGCAGCACACCACGACGGCTCCTGGGGCGCCGACGAGAGCGGCGTCGGTGCGCATGAGCCCGTCGTACGCCGACTCGTACCCGAGCGATGCCGTCGACGACTGCATCGAGTTCCTGAAGAGGTCGGCCGCCGGAGCCGGCGCCGCTGCCCCTGTACCGGCCGCAGCCGTCCCGGAGTCAGTGAGCCCGGCTCCGTCGTAG